One window of Elusimicrobiaceae bacterium genomic DNA carries:
- a CDS encoding DUF4401 domain-containing protein, whose product MTNKNQVPIMVSVLLAFGAWMSCLMIILCFGFSAFQQSLIPGVIYTLFAALLAHSSEKAQNIQAVGKAFMVQLSLAFSLVGKTLLVMGLTEIFNFQIGGIFLLTSLLAVASYRIFSQKMDRILTVAAAGFTGMAYLAEYTKSAFAMEWVSVVLFLLAYVLFLLKKENLRPLAWGLMLVSSGPLMMFFYDGKNTVFSGFSHLLLGGGFALIYIWQVRHRSSLVMIGLMLFLCYLTNTGSTAGLALVSLGFIQKNLYQKVWGVFIFAAGFVWLYYNMQTTLLIKSYYLMGVGLLLLGVYAWLRRGENAC is encoded by the coding sequence ATGACTAATAAAAATCAAGTTCCTATTATGGTGTCAGTATTATTGGCTTTTGGAGCGTGGATGTCCTGCTTGATGATAATCCTCTGTTTTGGTTTTTCGGCTTTCCAGCAAAGTTTGATACCTGGTGTTATTTACACATTATTTGCCGCTTTGTTGGCGCATTCATCAGAGAAAGCACAAAACATACAAGCGGTGGGGAAGGCTTTTATGGTGCAACTTTCTTTAGCTTTTTCATTGGTGGGGAAAACCTTATTGGTAATGGGACTAACCGAAATTTTTAATTTCCAAATCGGCGGTATTTTTTTGTTAACCTCTTTGTTGGCCGTAGCCAGCTACCGCATATTTAGCCAAAAAATGGACCGCATTCTAACTGTGGCCGCTGCCGGATTTACGGGCATGGCTTACTTGGCAGAGTACACTAAGTCCGCCTTTGCGATGGAATGGGTGTCGGTGGTTTTATTTCTCTTAGCTTACGTTTTGTTTTTGCTGAAAAAAGAAAATTTACGCCCGTTGGCTTGGGGGCTGATGTTGGTGTCGAGTGGACCGCTCATGATGTTTTTTTATGATGGAAAAAATACTGTTTTTAGCGGTTTTTCTCATCTGTTGCTGGGCGGAGGATTTGCACTTATATACATTTGGCAGGTACGCCATCGTTCGAGCTTGGTGATGATTGGCTTAATGCTATTTTTATGTTATTTAACCAATACAGGGAGTACGGCAGGATTGGCTTTGGTAAGTTTGGGATTTATTCAAAAAAATCTATATCAAAAAGTGTGGGGAGTTTTTATCTTTGCCGCAGGGTTTGTTTGGCTATATTATAATATGCAAACCACTTTGCTAATAAAGTCATATTATTTAATGGGTGTAGGCCTTTTGTTGTTGGGCGTATATGCTTGGCTGAGAAGGGGGGAAAATGCGTGCTAA
- a CDS encoding DUF2157 domain-containing protein, whose amino-acid sequence MNKNTSLFRLSLPCWSISLLGLTGVALLLSGIVCFFAYNWEKIGLVLKFSLPLLGLLGCAVSAYFKGLSSNTGKVLSFSCGIFIGIFWAVYGQVYQTGSFVYEFLGVWALCLLPLALLAGNRWIWLLWAGLLNGYCCYLSSEYWFWQIFLFNTLCFAFSEKAYFQKKQGPLFSLFFLIPALWACLINGMENDGFWVSFCLVFLLAIYAYAKKRGSTQLGLCAFVVDCLLIDILSSYFHFFSEMWINFYLLIFGGSAWAVYMLTSGQSERGQAHD is encoded by the coding sequence ATGAACAAAAATACTTCTCTTTTTCGTCTTTCTTTACCTTGTTGGAGCATTTCTTTGCTGGGTTTAACGGGTGTTGCTTTGCTTTTGAGCGGAATTGTCTGTTTTTTTGCCTATAATTGGGAAAAAATAGGCCTTGTGTTAAAATTTTCTTTGCCTTTGTTGGGGTTGCTGGGATGTGCCGTATCAGCTTATTTTAAAGGCCTTTCTAGCAATACCGGAAAGGTGCTTTCTTTTTCTTGCGGTATATTTATAGGTATTTTTTGGGCTGTATATGGGCAAGTATATCAAACGGGTTCTTTTGTGTATGAATTTTTAGGCGTATGGGCATTGTGTTTATTACCGTTGGCTTTGTTGGCGGGAAATCGTTGGATATGGCTTTTATGGGCCGGTCTTTTGAACGGCTATTGTTGCTATTTATCATCAGAATATTGGTTTTGGCAGATTTTTCTGTTCAATACCCTTTGTTTCGCTTTTTCCGAAAAAGCCTATTTTCAAAAAAAGCAAGGGCCTTTGTTTTCACTTTTCTTTTTAATTCCGGCTTTGTGGGCTTGCTTAATTAACGGAATGGAAAATGATGGTTTTTGGGTTTCTTTTTGTCTGGTTTTCCTTTTGGCTATTTATGCTTATGCCAAAAAACGCGGTTCTACGCAGTTGGGCTTATGTGCTTTTGTCGTGGATTGTTTGTTGATAGACATTTTATCCTCGTACTTTCATTTCTTCTCAGAGATGTGGATTAACTTTTACCTGCTTATTTTTGGCGGTTCGGCTTGGGCCGTATATATGTTGACTTCTGGGCAATCTGAACGGGGGCAAGCACATGACTAA